One stretch of Tribolium castaneum strain GA2 chromosome 5, icTriCast1.1, whole genome shotgun sequence DNA includes these proteins:
- the LOC659980 gene encoding potassium/sodium hyperpolarization-activated cyclic nucleotide-gated channel 2 yields the protein MGAIVSLIRLNIRQREVETHRCSIKVDESMSFLPPLRRSASCFQRFRRAFRKSILISERNPQSADYFRSKAEILRIRKEHVISKSWIIHPFSIFRAYYEMWMTVVWILVLFLMPADAAFDLLNPMHQHLLQEERKDVPNSIDPLSLCLRLLCIVDILMTFFTGFPVKKSRKVVMQQWKIAKKYVFSIYFITDLLASLPLEFVISDHNTQSLVDVFSFLRIIRLPTLYFYITRSLDVLGAKSLTIHILKNILVNYLVFHWFACFQYMIPQIRFYTYGEILAESWVERTDIPELPFISKYVICIFRAAGCLLCITFEEITIDVWEEKLLALASFIFGKVYVFYITVLLLNFLLRQRSLEVKYFETISQVQAYMSQKQLPMSMQTRLLQFYDYKYNKKFFKERGIASLLSEKLKGEINLNVCSKLVQNVELLAHLPQQTLEQVVTNLKPEIYLSNDIIIKAGSVGDCMYFLASGTVGVWTPSGKEVCHLHDGAYFGEISLVFKDKRRTANIVAVEICEVYKLDRRAFKNCFKTNTELYKMLEDVANERMEITQMYEDVHTKTFMELSH from the coding sequence ATGGGCGCAATTGTGTCTCTAATCCGCCTCAATATTCGCCAAAGAGAAGTGGAAACTCATCGATGCAGCATCAAGGTGGACGAATCCATGAGTTTCTTGCCTCCTCTCAGAAGAAGCGCAAGTTGTTTCCAACGCTTCCGACGTGCATTTAGGAAAAGTATACTCATATCGGAGCGCAATCCACAGAGTGCCGACTATTTCAGGAGCAAAGCTGAAATTTTGCGAATAAGAAAAGAGCATGTGATCTCAAAATCGTGGATAATCCATCCGTTTAGTATTTTTCGGGCGTACTACGAAATGTGGATGACAGTAGTCTGGATTTTAGTGCTTTTTCTAATGCCGGCTGATGCAGCCTTTGATTTGTTAAACCCTATGCACCAACACTTGCTCCAGGAGGAACGGAAGGACGTCCCAAACTCAATTGACCCGTTAAGCCTGTGTTTGCGTCTGTTGTGCATTGTCGATATACTAATGACGTTTTTCACCGGTTTTCCCGTCAAAAAATCGCGGAAAGTTGTAATGCAGCAGtggaaaattgccaaaaagtACGTTTTTAGCATCTATTTTATTACCGATCTTTTGGCTTCTCTGCCTCTGGAGTTCGTGATCAGCGATCACAACACTCAATCTTTAGTCGATGTGTTCTCATTTTTGAGGATAATACGATTACCGACCCTGTATTTTTACATAACAAGGAGTCTCGATGTTTTGGGGGCAAAAAGTCTCACGATTCACATTCTGAAGAACATTCTTGTCAATTATCTGGTGTTCCATTGGTTCGCCTGCTTTCAGTACATGATACCGCAGATTCGTTTTTACACTTACGGAGAAATTTTGGCCGAGTCTTGGGTTGAAAGAACTGATATTCCCGAGTTaccttttatttcaaagtacgttatttgcatttttcgagcCGCGGGATGCCTACTTTGTATCACTTTTGAGGAAATTACAATCGACGTGTGGGAAGAGAAGCTTTTAGCGCTCGCTAGTTTCATTTTCGGAAAAGTTTACGTTTTTTACATCACCGTCCTGCTTTTGAATTTCTTGCTCAGACAAAGGTCTCTTGAGGTCAAATATTTTGAGACCATCAGCCAGGTTCAAGCCTACATGAGCCAAAAACAACTACCAATGTCGATGCAAACGCGACTTTTGCAGTTCTACGACTACAAGTACAACAAGAAGTTTTTCAAAGAAAGGGGGATTGCTAGTCTGCTTTCGGAGAAACTGAAAGGAGAGATAAACCTGAATGTGTGTAGTAAATTGGTGCAGAACGTGGAACTGTTGGCCCATCTTCCACAACAAACCTTGGAACAGGTCGTCACGAATTTGAAGCCTGAGATATACTTGTCCAACGATATTATAATTAAGGCGGGTTCTGTGGGTGATTGTATGTACTTTTTGGCTAGTGGGACGGTGGGAGTGTGGACACCTTCTGGCAAAGAAGTGTGTCATCTGCATGATGGTGCCTACTTTGGAGAGATCTCCCTGGTTTTCAAGGATAAAAGGAGAACTGCCAATATCGTGGCTGTTGAAATTTGCGAAGTCTACAAACTGGACAGGAGGGCTTTCAAGAACTGTTTCAAAACCAATACGGAGCTGTACAAAATGCTTGAAGATGTGGCCAATGAGAGAATGGAAATCACACAAATGTATGAAGACGTCCATACCAAAACTTTCATGGAGTTGAGTCACTGA
- the cbt gene encoding Krueppel-like factor 11 encodes MESNMINEEVTHLLSPPSTPPMKNVSDEESTLQSLRTLLERKRASPILLTPQPSDSEPEELDYPPKKRFCKNETELARHLLSHTPPPEPPRTFSVIMHANKDGSCTRAPIPLEPQMNILRSLKFKMGTRKEKVYVNSKDTGKEPPKQTSKIILPAIAPKFNQPQAVFLAADGTTTFIPGAQLVLLTPTPPQPPPPARRRVYECTFKGCNKNYFKSSHLKAHNRKHTGEKPYKCEWEDCGRRFSRSDELSRHKRTHTGEKKYKCSFCDRGFMRSDHLTKHVKRHTKDRAGLQPQKMFVPGLLRPLQPAPA; translated from the exons ATGGAGTCAAACATGATCAACGAAGAGGTCACACACTTGCTGTCACCTCCCAGCACACCCCCCATGAAAAAC gtGTCCGATGAAGAGTCCACTCTTCAGTCCTTGCGGACTCTCTTGGAGAGGAAACGCGCCTCCCCAATCCTCCTCACCCCCCAACCCTCGGACTCAGAGCCCGAGGAGTTGGACTACCCTCccaaaaaacgtttttgtaaaaacgaaACCGAGTTGGCCCGCCACCTCCTCAGCCACACTCCACCCCCTGAACCCCCTCGCACCTTCTCCGTAATAATGCACGCCAACAAAGACGGCTCCTGCACCCGCGCCCCCATCCCCCTGGAACCCCAAATGAACATCCTCCGCAGCCTCAAGTTCAAAATGGGGACGCGCAAGGAGAAGGTCTACGTCAACAGCAAAGACACGGGCAAAGAACCCCCCAAACAGACGTCGAAGATCATCCTCCCTGCCATCGCCCCCAAGTTCAACCAGCCCCAGGCTGTCTTCCTGGCGGCTGACGGGACGACCACGTTCATCCCGGGGGCGCAGTTGGTGTTGCTGACGCCGACGCCCCCGCAGCCGCCCCCGCCAGCCCGGCGCAGGGTGTACGAGTGCACGTTCAAGGGATGCAATAAGAATTATTTCAAGTCGTCGCATCTCAAGGCGCACAATAGGAAGCACACGGGGGAGAAGCCCTATAAGTGCGAGTGGGAGGACTGTGGGAGGAGGTTCTCGCGGTCGGATGAGTTGTCGAGGCATAAGAGGACTCATACGGGCGAAAAGAAGTACAAGTGTAGTTTTTGCGATAGGGGGTTCATGCGGTCGGATCATTTGACCAAACATGTGAAAAGGCATACGAAAGACAGGGCGGGGTTGCAGCCCCAGAAAATGTTCGTGCCGGGGCTGCTGAGGCCGCTGCAGCCAGCGCCAGCCTAA